One genomic window of bacterium includes the following:
- a CDS encoding DUF3857 domain-containing protein: AAALEPPQPLPPAEAVALLAAEAPDELVGEADQLVLFERESVIVEDSGLGHRYRHRFVKALEPAGALALAALRFDYDPASNVLDLRLVRVHRADSSWVDIDPALARDVPQPTDLINWGARMKVLGLPPLAVGDGVETLTYSKGFLIAYLAADEPEQPRQLEVLKPVPAGEAMSLLDSTVASVSRGGSSDERYIPPMRGHFYDVQLFQSDLPQRERRYTVSLPATKPLQYSVYNGEVMSSLRFAGDRHDYAFWKENVPALVHEPRMPDASDVVPKVVMATTEDWEAKSRWFAETNEWTFAHTPEIAAKVRDITRGLDTDEEKVAALLHWVAQNIRYFGLTMGKGEGYTLHPGEMTFRDRAGVCKDIAGMLVTMLRAAGYEAYGAMTMAGARVEDIPADQFNHCVVALKKPDGSFQMLDPTWAPWNNPTWSRWEGEQDYVIGDFDGQDLMQIPAFSPEDNLLSVKSTAQLGADGALDGTLEFTGRGVSDGRLRGVVADRAARDLRPYLENWLGALTPRAELVDFSFSDHRDFTRDTTLRLRYRLPGWAEDLGDSLALRSPALALLAGNGALWRLAGLPKAKERVHPYFIWAGQRVELSESLELPRGNTWAAPPAIDEKETQASFRCDWKPERGRLDLTAALQVDRRLIQPEDWPGLRAVADAIEARAAAGLTAGRSASRKGGAR; encoded by the coding sequence CCGCCGCCGCTCTCGAGCCGCCGCAACCGCTGCCGCCCGCCGAGGCCGTCGCGCTGCTGGCCGCCGAGGCGCCCGACGAACTCGTCGGCGAGGCCGATCAGCTCGTGCTCTTCGAGCGCGAGTCGGTGATCGTCGAGGACAGCGGCCTGGGCCACCGCTACCGCCATCGCTTCGTGAAGGCGCTCGAGCCCGCGGGCGCGCTCGCGCTCGCCGCCCTGCGCTTCGATTACGACCCCGCAAGCAACGTGCTCGACCTGCGACTCGTGCGCGTGCACCGCGCCGACTCGAGCTGGGTGGACATCGATCCCGCGCTCGCCCGCGACGTGCCGCAGCCCACGGACCTCATCAACTGGGGCGCGCGGATGAAGGTGCTCGGCCTGCCGCCGCTGGCCGTGGGCGACGGCGTCGAGACCCTCACCTACAGCAAGGGCTTCCTGATCGCCTACCTCGCCGCCGACGAGCCCGAGCAGCCCCGGCAGCTCGAGGTGCTCAAGCCCGTGCCGGCCGGCGAGGCCATGAGCCTGCTCGACAGCACGGTCGCGAGTGTTTCTCGCGGGGGCTCCAGTGACGAGCGCTACATCCCGCCCATGCGCGGGCACTTCTACGACGTGCAGCTCTTCCAGAGCGACCTGCCCCAGCGCGAGCGCCGCTACACGGTGAGCCTGCCGGCCACGAAGCCGCTCCAGTACAGCGTCTACAATGGCGAGGTGATGAGCAGCCTGCGCTTCGCCGGCGACCGCCACGACTACGCCTTCTGGAAGGAAAACGTGCCGGCGCTGGTCCACGAGCCGCGCATGCCCGACGCCAGCGACGTCGTGCCCAAGGTGGTGATGGCCACCACCGAGGACTGGGAAGCGAAGAGCCGCTGGTTCGCCGAGACGAACGAGTGGACCTTCGCGCACACGCCCGAGATCGCCGCGAAGGTCCGCGACATCACGCGCGGCCTCGATACCGACGAGGAGAAAGTGGCCGCCCTGCTGCACTGGGTGGCGCAGAACATCCGCTACTTCGGCCTCACGATGGGCAAGGGCGAAGGCTACACGCTCCACCCAGGCGAGATGACCTTCCGCGACCGCGCCGGCGTGTGCAAGGACATCGCCGGCATGCTGGTGACGATGCTGCGCGCGGCGGGCTACGAGGCCTACGGCGCGATGACGATGGCCGGCGCGCGGGTGGAGGACATCCCCGCCGACCAGTTCAATCACTGCGTCGTGGCGCTGAAGAAGCCCGACGGCAGCTTCCAGATGCTCGATCCCACCTGGGCGCCCTGGAACAACCCGACCTGGAGCCGCTGGGAGGGCGAGCAGGACTACGTGATCGGCGACTTCGATGGTCAGGACCTGATGCAGATCCCCGCCTTCAGTCCCGAGGACAACCTGCTCAGCGTGAAGAGCACGGCGCAGCTTGGCGCGGACGGCGCGCTCGATGGCACGCTCGAGTTCACCGGCCGCGGCGTGAGCGACGGCCGCCTGCGCGGGGTCGTCGCCGATCGCGCCGCGCGCGACCTGCGGCCCTATCTCGAGAACTGGCTCGGCGCGCTGACCCCGCGCGCTGAGCTCGTGGATTTCAGTTTCAGCGACCACCGCGACTTCACGCGGGACACAACGCTGCGCCTGCGCTATCGCCTGCCTGGCTGGGCCGAGGATCTCGGCGACAGCCTCGCCCTGCGCTCGCCGGCCCTTGCCCTGCTCGCGGGCAACGGCGCGCTCTGGCGCCTGGCCGGGCTGCCGAAGGCGAAAGAGCGCGTGCATCCCTACTTCATCTGGGCCGGCCAGCGCGTGGAGCTGAGCGAATCGCTCGAGTTGCCACGTGGCAACACCTGGGCCGCGCCGCCCGCGATCGATGAGAAGGAGACCCAGGCTTCATTCCGCTGCGACTGGAAGCCGGAGCGCGGCAGGCTCGACCTCACGGCCGCGCTCCAGGTGGATCGGCGCTTGATCCAGCCCGAGGACTGGCCCGGCCTGCGCGCCGTGGCCGACGCCATCGAGGCGCGCGCCGCCGCCGGACTCACCGCCGGCCGATCCGCTTCACGCAAGGGAGGTGCCCGATGA